The sequence TCTACTCGAGTCATACGATCACAGGAGATGTCCGTGAACACGAGAACGACGGCGTATATTCTCATAACCCTCGTGTTATGGGGGCTCATTCCGATATTCGACAAACTTGCTCTGGATGCGAAGAAAATCCCCCCTTTCATTGGAATCGGCATTCGCGTGTCGGTCGCCGTTCTCGTGCTGCTGCCCCTCCTGTATGCCGTGCCGGACCTCAGGGAAGGCTGGAACGGCCTCGGCGCGAGGCAGTTCCTGGCGTTCGCGGCCAGCGGTATTATATCGCTCATTATAGCGCAATACTTCTATTACGAGGCCCTCAGAGACAGCCAGGTCTCGAAACTCTTCCCCCTGCTGTTCGGCGGCGCGCCGGTCGTATCGATGCTTCTGGGCTGGTTCGTGCTCGGCGAGAGAATCTCGGCAATGACGGCGGCCGGCGGCGTCCTGATCACGCTCGGCAGCGTCCTGCTGCTTCT comes from Candidatus Ozemobacteraceae bacterium and encodes:
- a CDS encoding DMT family transporter, with product MNTRTTAYILITLVLWGLIPIFDKLALDAKKIPPFIGIGIRVSVAVLVLLPLLYAVPDLREGWNGLGARQFLAFAASGIISLIIAQYFYYEALRDSQVSKLFPLLFGGAPVVSMLLGWFVLGERISAMTAAGGVLITLGSVLLLL